In a single window of the Coffea eugenioides isolate CCC68of chromosome 3, Ceug_1.0, whole genome shotgun sequence genome:
- the LOC113766184 gene encoding protein FAR1-RELATED SEQUENCE 5-like has product MDCSKLAENGTPELGMEFNSEEDAYKFYNKYAFKMDFSVRKDYLNKDKDGVTTFRRYSCCKEGVKRKYEGDVMPKRTRAPTKTGCGAKMVIVLFRGTMKYRVHDLVLEHNHELHIAQCAHMMPSQRKVSMAQRFQAEISEDAGLSLKQSHELMGTEAGGMGNVGYIRDDLKRYLRTRRERSLKYGEAGSMLNYFQEQTLENPSFFHAVQLDCEEQITNIFWTDAGMLIDYNFFGDVVTFDTTYKTNKEYRPLGVFVGFNQYRQIVIFGAALMYDETIDSFKWVFGIFLEAMCGKHPSTILTDQDHAMTAALSIAMPETFHGLCTFHIRRNFMKHLGNHYKENSDIPYMFGACMYEFEEVEQFNRVWEAMVQKHNLENNEWLSGLYKIRDKWARCMMKERWTAGMRSTQLSESLNAAIKNHLKLDHDLVQFFRHFNRVVDEKRHNELIAEYEMRQKLPMVGLRQTPMLVHASETYSPTVFVAFQNEYGESTAMVILRQQDAAMFVEFAVMRYDGGPERTVVFNRNDLSVRCSCKKYENEGILCGHALKVFDTVGIKIIPPEYIKRRWTKRARAGDCFDRRGQEVVADPKVMISTRYRELAPAMIKVATRAAMSEDTSKVAITVISDLSKRVELLLSESEEQPLQNQKNLNMEERDKIEIVNEMGEAVVARGIKKRGGGKKSRVMRSWVDKFDRVKRKSRLSRTTQTTVSESEPTSISFEEYMFMGCRSSTDSVSTHSMSQTVNGPPNAVAPDIDESQTVHRLANQGPPASVPTEWMHPRFSIFSKHNSVRDVLMEERGAISTHCDVDAYHVFAPSPQERNNTQGLQLRVDVASPQNEVDE; this is encoded by the exons ATGGATTGCAGCAAATTGGCAGAAAATGGGACCCCTGAATTAGGAATGGAGTTCAACAGTGAAGAGGATGCGTACAAGTTTTACAACAAGTATGCCTTTAAAATGGATTTCAGTGTACGTAAAGACTATCTGAATAAAGACAAAGACGGCGTGACCACGTTTAGGAGATATAGTTGCTGCAAGGAAGGTGTGAAACGTAAGTACGAAGGTGATGTGATGCCAAAGAGGACACGAGCGCCGACGAAAACAGGGTGTGGAGCTAAGATGGTTATTGTGTTGTTTAGAGGGACAATGAAATACCGTGTGCATGACCTTGTCTTAGAGCATAATCATGAGTTGCACATTGCTCAATGTGCTCACATGATGCCATCACAAAGAAAAGTGAGTATGGCTCAAAGATTCCAAGCTGAAATAAGCGAGGATGCTGGGCTTTCATTGAAACAGAGCCATGAGCTTATGGGAACGGAAGCAGGTGGGATGGGTAATGTGGGATATATTCGGGATGATCTTAAACGATATCTTCGAACGAGACGGGAAAGGAGCTTGAAATATGGAGAAGCAGGTAGCATGCTGAATTATTTTCAAGAGCAAACACTCGAGAATCCATCCTTTTTTCATGCCGTACAGCTGGACTGTGAAGAACAAATAACGAATATCTTTTGGACTGATGCAGGAATGTTAATTGACTACAACTTTTTTGGAGACGTAGTCACATTCGACACaacctacaaaacaaataaagaataccGGCCACTTGGAGTATTTGTGGGTTTTAACCAGTATAGGCAAATTGTGATATTCGGTGCTGCCCTTATGTATGATGAGACGATAGATTCTTTCAAATGGGTGTTTGGTATATTTTTAGAAGCAATGTGCGGAAAACATCCAAGTACCATACTAACCGACCAAGATCACGCCATGACAGCCGCTCTTTCAATTGCCATGCCTGAAACATTTCACGGTCTATGTACGTTTCACATAAGGCGTAATTTTATGAAACATCTTGGCAATCACTACAAGGAAAATAGTGATATTCCATACATGTTTGGTGCCTGCATGTATGAGTTTGAAGAAGTGGAACAATTCAATAGGGTGTGGGAGGCGATGGTGCAGAAACACAatcttgaaaataatgaatggcTCTCGGGGTTGTACAAAATTCGTGATAAATGGGCAAGGTGCAtgatgaaagaaagatggaCCGCGGGAATGCGAAGCACCCAACTCAGCGAAAGCCTAAATGCAGCaattaaaaatcatttgaaactggATCATGACCTTGTGCAGTTCTTTAGACATTTCAATCGGGTGGTTGATGAAAAGAGACATAATGAACTGATCGCAGAATATGAAATGAGGCAAAAGCTCCCCATGGTAGGGTTAAGGCAAACACCTATGCTTGTGCATGCATCAGAGACGTATTCACCAACCGTATTTGTTGCATTCCAAAATGAATATGGCGAGTCAACAGCTATGGTTATATTGAGACAACAAGATGCAGCGATGTTTGTGGAGTTTGCGGTCATGAGGTATGATGGAGGACCTGAAAGAACAGTAGTATTCAATCGGAATGATCTAAGTGTACGTTGCAGTTGCAAAAAATACGAGAATGAAGGCATTTTATGTGGGCACGCGTTGAAGGTGTTTGATACCGTGGGCATAAAAATAATTCCTCCTGAATACATTAAGAGGCGATGGACAAAAAGAGCTCGGGCTGGAGACTGTTTTGATCGGCGAGGACAGGAAGTTGTGGCTGATCCTAAAGTCATGATTTCAACTCGTTATCGGGAGCTCGCTCCGGCCATGATTAAGGTCGCAACTCGAGCAGCAATGTCGGAGGACACCAGCAAAGTAGCAATCACTGTCATATCCGATTTGTCAAAGAGAGTTGAGCTCCTCCTCTCAGAAAGCGAAGAGCAACCtttgcaaaatcaaaaaaatttgaatatgGAGGAAcgagataaaattgaaattgtaaATGAAATGGGGGAGGCAGTAGTCGCAAGAGGCATTAAAAAACGAGGCGGTGGGAAGAAAAGTAGAGTGATGCGAAGTTGGGTCGATAAATTTGACagagtaaaaagaaaatctagatTATCAAGGACTACACAGACTACg GTCTCAGAATCGGAGCCGACATCGATTTCATTTGAAGAATACATGTTTATGGGATGCCGTTCATCTACTGACTCTGTTTCG ACGCATTCAATGAGTCAGACAGTGAATGGCCCTCCAAATGCTGTTGCTCCCGATATCGATGAAAGTCAAACG gTCCACCGTTTGGCTAATCAGGGGCCTCCTGCAAGTGTCCCTACAGAATGGATGCATCCcagattttctattttttccaaGCATAACTCCGTCAGAGATGTTTTAATG GAGGAGCGTGGGGCAATTTCAACACACTGTGATGTTGATGCATATCATGTATTTGCACCATCACCTCAG